The following coding sequences lie in one Marinobacter sp. ANT_B65 genomic window:
- a CDS encoding patatin-like phospholipase family protein, which translates to MTAIHIRAPALTIRAGRRTMQRLQEKPLTPDDVHVIPGAAGGPKALGLSGLDKAIFGDWLLQAEQERSLIGSSIGSWRFAAIASSDNPRAQLTRLAELYTTQRFSKGVSAAEVSRQSILFLQELIGGREDYILEHPWYRLNIVVVRTFGMLEPESRARLGLGLMSAISANMVGRRHLGRFMERAILHDARLKAPLSPLKDFLSHEVPLTRDNLQPALLASASIPMVMSGVRDIPGAPSGVYRDGGLLDYHLDLPYEQPGVVLYPHFTDRVVPGWFDKTMPWRRGDAARLQDVLLVAPSLDYLERLPDGKLPDRKDFETYAGNDSGRERSWRKAIAESERMGDEFLELLETGRLADVLQPL; encoded by the coding sequence ATGACTGCCATCCATATCCGCGCGCCTGCGCTCACTATCCGCGCCGGCCGCCGAACCATGCAGCGGTTGCAGGAAAAACCGCTGACACCGGATGATGTGCACGTTATACCGGGAGCGGCCGGTGGCCCCAAGGCCCTCGGTTTAAGCGGTCTGGATAAAGCCATTTTTGGTGACTGGCTGCTGCAGGCTGAGCAGGAGCGCTCCCTGATTGGCTCGTCCATCGGCAGTTGGAGGTTTGCCGCCATTGCATCTTCGGATAACCCCCGGGCTCAGCTTACCCGGCTGGCGGAACTTTATACCACTCAGCGCTTTTCAAAAGGCGTCAGTGCTGCGGAGGTCTCTCGCCAGAGCATTCTTTTTCTCCAGGAACTGATCGGGGGCAGGGAAGATTACATCCTTGAGCACCCCTGGTACCGCCTGAACATAGTGGTGGTTCGCACTTTCGGAATGCTTGAGCCCGAATCCAGAGCACGCCTGGGTCTGGGGCTGATGAGTGCCATAAGCGCGAACATGGTTGGCCGGCGTCACCTTGGGCGCTTTATGGAGCGCGCTATTCTTCACGATGCCCGGCTAAAAGCTCCGCTGTCGCCCCTGAAGGACTTTCTCAGCCATGAAGTCCCTCTGACCCGTGATAATCTCCAGCCCGCTCTGCTGGCTTCAGCATCCATTCCGATGGTTATGTCCGGCGTTCGGGATATTCCGGGGGCCCCAAGTGGCGTATACCGGGATGGAGGCCTTCTGGATTACCATCTGGACTTGCCCTATGAACAGCCGGGCGTGGTTCTGTATCCACACTTTACTGATCGCGTGGTACCTGGCTGGTTCGACAAAACGATGCCCTGGCGGCGAGGTGATGCAGCCCGTTTGCAGGATGTTCTGCTGGTGGCGCCTTCCCTGGACTATCTGGAACGCCTGCCTGACGGCAAACTCCCGGATCGTAAAGACTTTGAGACCTATGCCGGTAATGACAGCGGCCGGGAGCGCTCATGGCGGAAGGCCATTGCAGAGAGTGAGCGTATGGGCGACGAGTTTCTTGAATTGCTGGAAACGGGTCGTCTGGCTGATGTACTCCAGCCTTTATGA
- the folE gene encoding GTP cyclohydrolase I FolE: MTKLLDDLAGNYRAIINGLGEDTNREGLQDTPMRAAKAMQFLTRGYQQDLDDLVNNAVFESAMDEMVVVQDIELYSMCEHHILPFIGKCHIAYMPQGRVLGLSKFARIVDMYARRLQIQENLTRQIAEAVESVTNAKGVAVVIEAQHMCMMMRGVEKQNSKMKTSMMLGQFRKSQATRTEFFNLISSNR; this comes from the coding sequence ATGACCAAACTCCTTGACGACCTCGCGGGCAACTACCGCGCCATCATCAACGGACTGGGTGAAGACACCAACCGTGAAGGTCTGCAGGACACCCCCATGCGGGCTGCCAAAGCCATGCAATTTCTTACCCGTGGCTACCAGCAGGATCTTGACGACCTCGTCAACAATGCGGTCTTTGAGTCCGCAATGGACGAAATGGTTGTAGTTCAGGACATCGAGCTCTACAGCATGTGCGAGCATCATATACTGCCCTTTATCGGCAAATGTCACATCGCCTACATGCCCCAGGGGCGAGTTCTGGGTCTGTCCAAGTTTGCACGCATCGTCGACATGTATGCCCGTCGTCTGCAGATCCAGGAAAACCTGACCCGCCAGATCGCCGAAGCAGTCGAAAGCGTCACCAACGCCAAAGGCGTTGCCGTGGTGATCGAAGCACAGCATATGTGCATGATGATGCGCGGGGTGGAGAAGCAGAACTCGAAGATGAAAACCTCAATGATGCTGGGGCAGTTCCGCAAATCCCAGGCGACGCGCACAGAATTTTTTAATCTGATCAGCAGTAACCGTTAA